The following proteins come from a genomic window of Lycium ferocissimum isolate CSIRO_LF1 chromosome 4, AGI_CSIRO_Lferr_CH_V1, whole genome shotgun sequence:
- the LOC132051680 gene encoding protein DETOXIFICATION 35-like, with protein METPLLNGISAGDHRQLISGDGDYLPATTLREWWAIFCIETAKLWRIGGPIAFNIICQYGVNSLTNIFVGHLGDIELAAISIAQSVIGTFTFGFMMGMGSALETLCGQAYGAGQIHMLGVYMQRSIIILFVSCILLLPIYLFATPVLKLLGQESDIAELAGSYAILIIPQLFSLSINFPTSKFLQAQSKVDVIAWIGFVALLVHAALLWLFIYTFGWGTSGAALAFDITNWGLALAQLAYVVGWCKDGWKGLSWAAFNEIWSFVRLSIASAIMLCLEVWYMMSIIILIGHLDNAVIAVGSISICMNVNGYEAMLFIGINAAISVRVSNELGLGHPRATKYSVYISVFQSLLIGLLCMVVVLVAREHLAIIFTSSKDMIQAVGDLAYLLGITMVLNSVQPVISGVAVGGGWQALVAYINLGSYYIFGLPLGFILGYVANLGAKGLWMGMIAGTSLQTVLLLIVLYKTNWNKEVEETSERMRKWGGQDLEFEKSKTDSLISVENGVP; from the exons ATGGAGACGCCGTTGCTCAACGGTATCTCCGCCGGCGACCACCGCCAACTCATCAGCGGAGACGGAGACTACCTCCCTGCCACAACTCTAAGAGAATGGTGGGCTATTTTTTGCATAGAGACTGCTAAGTTATGGAGGATAGGTGGTCCTATTGCATTCAACATTATATGTCAGTATGGTGTCAACTCACTTACTAATATATTCGTTGGTCATCTTGGTGATATTGAGCTTGCGGCTATCTCTATTGCTCAGTCTGTCATTGGTACCTTCACTTTTGGCTTCATG ATGGGAATGGGAAGTGCACTGGAGACACTGTGTGGACAGGCCTATGGTGCAGGGCAAATTCACATGCTTGGTGTTTATATGCAACGCTCGATCATAATTCTGTTTGTGAGTTGTATCTTGCTCTTGCCCATATATTTATTTGCAACACCAGTGCTTAAGCTGCTGGGCCAAGAATCTGACATTGCTGAGCTCGCCGGGAGCTATGCCATACTAATCATCCCCCAATTGTTTTCACTTTCCATCAATTTTCCAACCTCCAAATTCCTTCAAGCCCAAAGCAAAGTTGATGTGATTGCCTGGATTGGATTTGTggctctgctcgtgcatgctgcACTCCTTTGGCTCTTTATTTACACATTTGGCTGGGGTACAAGTGGTGCTGCCTTAGCCTTTGACATAACAAATTGGGGCCTGGCATTAGCTCAGTTAGCTTATGTTGTTGGATGGTGTAAGGATGGGTGGAAGGGACTGTCATGGGCAGCATTTAACGAAATATGGTCCTTTGTGAGGCTCTCCATTGCCTCAGCTATTATGCTATGTCTTGAGGTTTGGTATATGATGAGTATTATCATCCTTATTGGCCATCTTGACAATGCTGTTATTGCAGTTGGCTCCATTTCTATTTG CATGAATGTCAATGGGTATGAAGCCATGTTGTTCATTGGAATTAATGCTGCCATAAG TGTACGGGTCTCAAATGAGCTTGGGCTAGGACATCCAAGGGCCACTAAATACTCTGTCTATATCTCAGTGTTTCAGTCACTCCTAATTGGGCTACTCTGTATGGTTGTTGTATTAGTAGCTAGAGAGCATTTGGCCATTATCTTTACAAGTAGTAAAGATATGATACAAGCTGTTGGTGATCTTGCTTACCTTCTCGGAATAACTATGGTTCTTAATAGTGTTCAGCCTGTTATATCAG GTGTTGCTGTGGGGGGTGGATGGCAAGCTTTAGTTGCTTATATTAATCTGGGAAGTTATTACATTTTCGGACTCCCACTAGGATTTATTCTTGGTTATGTAGCTAATTTGGGAGCAAAG GGACTTTGGATGGGAATGATAGCTGGGACATCGTTGCAGACTGTGCTACTGTTGATTGTACTGTATAAGACAAATTGGAACAAGGAG GTTGAGGAAACGAGTGAGCGTATGCGAAAGTGGGGAGGTCAAGATCTTGAATTTGAGAAATCCAAGACTGACAGCCTGATATCTGTTGAGAATGGTGTACCTTAA
- the LOC132051681 gene encoding scarecrow-like protein 8 — protein sequence MSSGFSGGVPELYGGAGGINTGRSTMMLRNNCNNRPGVFSQVGSGQSKMFADFTPTCIPMNNAQSQIQFPHRSSILPDGASQNLHRGTTFVGKRSLTQFQQQQQFQFLQQQQVQQGLGFYLRNVKPRSYQQASPISPLLPPVDFSSSSSSIISSECSSVSPINWRNRSQPVIPSENTNVTRVLSSGNPNCSAVASYLNQVQNSLYQESEEKKIMNQLQELEKQLLDDNDEDEDDTVSILTNNEWSETINNLITRSGNQLSPASSTSSCSSSMESPPISSPKQSIIEAATAISEGKTNVAIDILTRLAHASNGRISSEQRLTSYMVSALRSRVNSTEYPPPVLEMQSKEHAISAQYLYEVSPCFKLGFMAANLAILEAVTDHPSNKLHVIDFDIVQGEQYWHLLHALAAKKTDKPATLKITGIMGREFVGERVKAIGNELKTLANKLGVCFIFNIVSCKITDLSREKLGVEDDEALAVNFAYKLYKVPDESVTTENLRDELLRRVKGLSPKLVILVEQELNANTAAFVARVKEACGYYGALLDSLNATASETVRVKIEEGLNRKIANSVACEGRDRVERCEVFGKWRARMSMAGFGPRPMNQLIVESLLKKINSGPRGNPGCTVKEQSGGICFAWMGKTLTVASAWC from the coding sequence ATGTCCTCAGGTTTCTCTGGCGGAGTTCCAGAGTTATACGGCGGTGCTGGTGGGATCAATACTGGAAGATCTACCATGATGCTGAGGAATAACTGCAACAACAGGCCCGGCGTATTTTCACAAGTAGGGTCTGGGCAGAGTAAAATGTTCGCAGACTTCACCCCCACATGTATTCCGATGAACAACGCCCAGTCTCAAATCCAATTCCCCCATCGTTCGTCGATTCTCCCCGACGGGGCTTCCCAAAACCTCCACAGAGGGACCACTTTCGTGGGCAAAAGATCACTCACTCAGTttcaacagcaacaacaattTCAGTTCCTACAACAACAGCAAGTGCAACAAGGTTTGGGATTTTATCTTCGTAACGTAAAGCCTAGAAGTTACCAACAAGCATCTCCAATTTCTCCCCTTCTACCACCTGTggatttctcttcttcttcctcctcaatTATTTCATCTGAATGTTCTTCGGTTTCTCCGATAAATTGGAGAAACCGTTCACAACCCGTAATTCCCTCCGAAAATACCAATGTTACCAGGGTTTTATCTTCTGGTAACCCCAATTGTTCTGCAGTTGCTTCTTACCTAAATCAGGTACAGAACAGTTTGTACCAGGAATCAGAGGAAAAAAAGATAATGAATCAGCTTCAAGAGTTGGAGAAACAGCTTCTAGATGACAACGATGAGGACGAGGACGATACAGTATCCATTCTCACCAACAACGAATGGTCAGAGACAATAAATAATCTTATTACTCGGAGTGGCAATCAACTATCTCCTGCTTCGTCGACATCTTCGTGTTCTTCTTCTATGGAATCTCCGCCAATATCTTCTCCAAAGCAGTCTATTATAGAGGCTGCTACCGCAATATCTGAAGGGAAAACTAATGTCGCAATAGACATCCTCACGCGCCTCGCACATGCCTCTAATGGTAGAATTTCTTCGGAGCAGCGGTTGACGTCGTACATGGTTTCGGCTCTTCGGTCGCGCGTGAACTCCACGGAATATCCGCCGCCCGTGTTGGAGATGCAAAGCAAAGAACACGCCATATCTGCCCAATATCTATACGAGGTATCCCCGTGTTTTAAGTTAGGTTTCATGGCAGCTAATTTAGCAATTCTTGAAGCTGTAACTGATCATCCTTCAAACAAGCTCCACGTCATTGATTTCGACATAGTACAAGGTGAACAATACTGGCATTTGCTACACGCTCTAGCTGCCAAGAAAACAGATAAACCTGCCACCTTAAAAATCACGGGTATCATGGGCAGAGAGTTCGTTGGCGAGAGAGTTAAAGCCATTGGAAATGAGCTGAAAACTCTAGCAAACAAACTCGGGGTTtgcttcattttcaacattgtTTCGTGTAAGATCACTGATTTGAGTAGGGAAAAATTAGGGGTTGAAGACGACGAAGCTTTAGCAGTAAATTTTGCATACAAATTATATAAAGTACCTGATGAGAGTGTAACAACGGAGAATCTAAGAGATGAGTTGCTCAGGCGCGTGAAGGGGTTATCACCAAAGTTGGTGATACTGGTAGAACAAGAATTGAATGCAAACACGGCGGCGTTTGTGGCGCGTGTAAAAGAAGCGTGTGGGTATTACGGGGCATTGTTGGATTCACTAAACGCAACTGCATCTGAAACGGTTCGGGTCAAGATTGAAGAGGGATTGAATCGTAAAATTGCGAACTCTGTTGCGTGTGAAGGGAGGGATCGTGTAGAGAGATGTGAAGTGTTTGGTAAATGGCGGGCCCGTATGAGTATGGCTGGGTTCGGGCCAAGGCCTATGAATCAACTTATTGTTGAGTCTTTGCTGAAGAAGATTAATTCGGGCCCACGTGGCAATCCGGGTTGTACCGTAAAAGAACAAAGTGGGGGTATTTGCTTTGCGTGGATGGGGAAAACACTCACTGTTGCTTCTGCTTGGTGTTAA